The following coding sequences are from one Nitrobacter sp. NHB1 window:
- a CDS encoding ATP-binding protein: MRLRRLDLTRYGKFTDRSIDFGERTDGQPDLHIIYGPNEAGKSTAFAAFLDLLFGIGSQSPFDFIHPYPTMRIGAALDVAGETREFARIKRPQNSLLDGADRTLPEAAIRAELGGIERDAYRTMFSLDDETLEKGGESILASRGDLGQLLFSASAGLSHLSDKLVGLKGEADGFYKYRARTGELADLKARLADLKAEREQFDTLASDHARLIDTRDHSSAQYDEAVEERGRIHRRSDEIQRYLAALPRLFALRGIHARLAPLADVPAAPPAWAAELPQLQKQEIELGVKTRAIAEQIDELVVELAEVVVDEAALRLEERVERLADLRARHVTADKDIPERRLQLRQLDLAISGILQRIERSDEPDPKRLVLSAATIGRLRDLIESRSGIEGTTRNATRELAESRQRLDETTSRLPESESDPQLRVERDRAFAELVVVVEALRSADHHVRRRLAERAREAALDLLADRLAALGPWHGTVDELITMQCPAADTLQRWKVARGEAEAAVMRHQAEVERLTTLVRHCEAEEASFASTTGIVSDHEAADIRARREQTWAAHRRLLDADSAETFEAALRQDDIISASRFSHISELAKFHQSGQVLALARADRDRAVELSERSATALAAIDVDIAADVQPIASHFAKAPSLPDVDAWINRREKALEANAAVRTAERDMRNANADGAAAVTRLTAAMTVAGLPPASDASFDAMLARAQTTLDREAELRRLRGEVDERQRDVASRERAAEQAGLDERTWDETWSTTCRGCWLGEGQVPAIGAAREVLSAISELSPTIEKRAALIDRIEKMERDQLAFSEEVAALTTLVKIDASVAPALELAQRVAETVRSAGAARERHLNLTNRLKDARARQRELAETTAVHDEQTDRMTAFFEVASLEEVAQKLSDIGRRTDLVEQARQAEQDIVEAIRAANIQSAEVALDTADRPALETELAELTARADDQDKRCHELFAAKSAAEDRVEAIGGDARVAIIEERRRTTLLEIEDGAMRYLQLRAGIAATQQALATYRERHRSSMMTRASEAFRTISRGAYRGLVAQPGRDGDTLIAVSAEGGSKAADKLSKGTRFQLYLALRVAGYHEFVRARSSVPFVADDIMETFDDFRAEEAFRLFAEMAQVGQVIYLTHHQHLCEIVQRVCPAARVHRLPEATLNRKVA; this comes from the coding sequence ATGCGCTTGCGTCGCCTCGACCTTACTCGATATGGCAAGTTCACTGATCGCAGCATCGATTTCGGTGAGCGGACGGACGGTCAACCGGACCTGCACATCATCTATGGGCCGAACGAAGCCGGCAAGTCCACCGCATTTGCGGCCTTTCTCGACCTACTGTTCGGGATCGGTTCGCAGAGCCCGTTCGACTTCATCCATCCATACCCGACGATGCGGATCGGTGCGGCATTGGACGTCGCTGGCGAAACGCGGGAGTTCGCGCGGATCAAACGGCCGCAGAACAGTCTCCTCGACGGAGCCGATCGCACCCTGCCCGAGGCCGCAATCCGGGCCGAACTTGGCGGTATCGAGCGCGATGCGTATCGCACCATGTTCTCGCTCGATGATGAGACGCTTGAAAAAGGCGGCGAGAGCATTCTGGCGAGCAGGGGTGATCTCGGACAATTGCTGTTTTCGGCGAGTGCGGGCCTCTCGCATCTTAGCGACAAGCTCGTCGGGTTGAAGGGAGAAGCGGACGGCTTCTACAAGTATCGTGCTCGCACGGGAGAACTCGCTGACCTGAAGGCGCGGCTTGCAGATCTCAAGGCGGAGCGCGAACAGTTCGACACGCTCGCGTCCGATCACGCCCGGCTTATAGACACGCGCGACCATTCGTCCGCGCAATATGATGAGGCTGTTGAGGAGCGGGGGCGAATCCATCGACGCAGCGATGAGATCCAACGCTATCTCGCGGCGTTGCCGCGTCTCTTCGCCTTGCGGGGCATCCACGCGCGTCTCGCGCCGCTGGCTGATGTGCCAGCGGCCCCTCCGGCATGGGCCGCAGAGCTGCCCCAGCTCCAAAAGCAAGAGATCGAGCTCGGCGTCAAAACCAGAGCGATCGCTGAGCAGATCGATGAACTAGTGGTCGAACTCGCCGAGGTCGTCGTTGACGAGGCCGCGTTGCGCCTTGAGGAGCGCGTTGAACGGTTAGCCGATTTGCGTGCGCGCCACGTGACTGCCGACAAAGATATTCCCGAGCGGCGTTTGCAATTGCGTCAGCTCGATCTCGCGATCTCTGGGATCCTGCAGCGCATCGAGCGATCCGACGAACCAGATCCCAAACGCCTCGTGCTATCTGCGGCGACCATCGGCCGATTGCGCGATCTGATTGAATCCCGCTCGGGCATCGAAGGCACGACGCGCAACGCCACGCGAGAATTGGCCGAATCGCGTCAGCGCCTCGACGAGACGACGTCGAGACTGCCCGAGAGCGAATCCGATCCTCAGCTCCGTGTCGAGCGGGATCGTGCGTTTGCCGAGCTTGTCGTCGTGGTCGAGGCGCTTCGCTCCGCCGACCACCATGTTCGGCGCCGGCTTGCAGAGCGCGCCCGCGAAGCCGCGCTCGATTTGCTGGCTGATCGACTTGCCGCCTTGGGACCATGGCACGGCACCGTCGACGAGCTTATCACTATGCAATGTCCCGCTGCCGACACCCTGCAGCGTTGGAAGGTAGCGCGAGGCGAGGCCGAGGCCGCAGTGATGCGCCACCAGGCCGAGGTCGAACGGCTAACCACGCTGGTTCGGCACTGTGAAGCCGAAGAGGCGAGCTTCGCTTCTACGACCGGCATCGTCTCCGATCACGAAGCTGCCGACATACGGGCGCGGCGCGAGCAGACCTGGGCGGCGCATCGGCGCCTTCTGGACGCTGACTCCGCCGAGACATTTGAGGCGGCGCTGCGTCAGGACGACATCATCAGCGCGAGTCGCTTCTCACACATTTCCGAATTGGCGAAATTCCATCAGAGCGGACAGGTGCTGGCCCTCGCGCGAGCGGACCGCGACCGTGCTGTAGAGCTCAGCGAGCGTTCCGCCACAGCGTTGGCGGCGATCGACGTCGATATCGCTGCAGATGTGCAGCCGATCGCCTCGCATTTTGCAAAGGCGCCATCACTGCCGGACGTCGATGCCTGGATCAACCGCCGCGAGAAGGCCCTCGAGGCGAATGCGGCCGTGCGGACCGCGGAACGGGACATGCGCAATGCCAACGCTGACGGCGCAGCTGCTGTCACGCGGCTGACGGCTGCGATGACAGTAGCCGGGCTGCCGCCCGCTTCCGATGCAAGCTTCGACGCCATGCTTGCCCGCGCCCAAACGACGCTTGATCGGGAAGCCGAACTGCGCCGTCTACGCGGCGAAGTGGATGAACGCCAGCGTGATGTCGCCTCGCGTGAACGGGCGGCAGAGCAGGCGGGATTGGACGAGCGTACCTGGGACGAAACCTGGTCCACGACATGTCGCGGGTGCTGGCTTGGCGAAGGGCAGGTGCCGGCGATCGGCGCTGCCCGCGAAGTCCTCTCTGCGATCAGCGAGCTCTCGCCGACGATCGAGAAGCGGGCAGCGCTCATTGACCGCATCGAGAAGATGGAGAGAGACCAGCTTGCGTTCAGTGAAGAAGTCGCCGCTTTGACGACGCTTGTGAAAATCGACGCCAGCGTCGCCCCAGCTCTCGAGCTGGCGCAACGTGTCGCCGAGACGGTCCGAAGCGCGGGCGCAGCCCGCGAGCGTCACTTGAATCTGACGAATCGGCTCAAAGACGCAAGGGCGCGGCAGCGCGAACTCGCCGAAACGACCGCGGTTCACGATGAACAGACCGATCGGATGACGGCGTTTTTCGAGGTCGCCTCTTTGGAGGAGGTGGCCCAGAAGCTGTCCGATATCGGTCGACGCACCGATCTCGTCGAACAGGCCCGGCAGGCGGAGCAAGATATCGTCGAGGCGATCCGCGCAGCGAATATTCAAAGTGCGGAGGTGGCACTGGATACAGCGGACCGGCCGGCCCTGGAGACCGAACTCGCCGAGTTGACGGCACGCGCGGACGATCAGGACAAGCGGTGTCACGAGCTGTTTGCTGCGAAGTCGGCGGCCGAAGATCGCGTAGAGGCGATCGGCGGCGATGCGAGAGTTGCCATTATCGAGGAGCGTCGACGCACGACGCTGCTCGAGATCGAAGATGGCGCGATGCGCTATCTGCAGCTTAGAGCCGGCATCGCGGCCACCCAGCAGGCGCTCGCGACTTATCGCGAACGTCATCGCAGCTCCATGATGACGCGCGCGTCGGAGGCATTCCGAACCATCAGCCGTGGCGCCTATAGAGGCCTCGTTGCCCAACCTGGCAGGGATGGCGATACATTGATTGCTGTCTCGGCGGAGGGTGGCTCAAAAGCCGCTGACAAGCTCTCCAAGGGAACCCGCTTCCAGCTCTATCTCGCATTGCGTGTCGCGGGCTACCACGAGTTCGTGCGAGCTCGCAGCTCGGTGCCCTTCGTCGCGGACGACATCATGGAGACATTCGATGATTTCCGCGCGGAGGAGGCGTTCCGCTTGTTCGCAGAGATGGCTCAGGTCGGCCAGGTGATCTATCTCACCCATCACCAGCATCTGTGCGAGATCGTCCAGCGGGTCTGTCCAGCGGCGCGGGTGCACCGTCTCCCGGAAGCAACATTGAACCGCAAAGTCGCCTGA
- a CDS encoding metallophosphoesterase family protein, with the protein MTYRFVHAADIHLDSPLRSLALRHPNLAELIGNATRRAFVRVIDLCLDEQVDALLIAGDLYDGDQTSMKTARFLAEQLRRLSQAGIRVFIIRGNHDALSKITKELVLPDSVKVFGGRGEAIDIDRAPGHVPVVVHGLSFAQPHAPESLLGRFRPAVDGAVNIGILHTSLAGAPGHDLYAPCSIADLQKSGFHYWALGHVHKRSAIEGACAIVMPGMPQGRDINEAGPKSVTLVTIANDRSIHVEERITSVAEFERISVDASGLEDWRDLVAAVTRALEKERDAVQSEHLVARVRITGTTPLAWRIRRDADLLKTEADDRGSVIGGCWIEQLEIACRPAEQQGQASGDPIRELHRLIEDDVFGSEAFRSDLVGVVEEIRAQLPQECRDIFGSDEASFKETITRLARDGADGVMARLEAVGEKS; encoded by the coding sequence GTGACGTATCGTTTTGTCCATGCTGCGGATATTCATCTCGACTCACCCCTGCGCTCGCTTGCGCTGCGCCATCCCAACCTGGCGGAGCTGATCGGCAATGCCACCCGGCGCGCCTTCGTCCGGGTGATCGACCTTTGCCTGGACGAGCAGGTCGACGCGCTCCTGATCGCCGGAGATCTCTACGACGGCGATCAGACCTCTATGAAGACGGCGCGATTCCTCGCCGAACAGCTACGAAGGCTCAGCCAAGCTGGCATCCGAGTCTTCATCATCCGCGGCAACCACGACGCACTGTCAAAAATCACCAAGGAGTTGGTACTGCCGGATTCCGTGAAGGTCTTTGGCGGGCGAGGGGAGGCAATTGATATCGATCGCGCGCCAGGTCACGTTCCTGTTGTCGTCCACGGCCTGAGCTTTGCTCAGCCGCACGCCCCAGAGAGCCTCCTCGGACGATTTCGCCCCGCGGTCGACGGCGCGGTCAATATCGGCATTCTGCACACGAGCCTCGCAGGAGCTCCGGGCCACGATCTCTACGCGCCGTGCAGCATTGCCGATCTGCAGAAGAGCGGTTTCCATTATTGGGCCCTCGGCCATGTGCACAAACGCTCGGCCATCGAGGGCGCATGCGCGATCGTGATGCCCGGCATGCCGCAAGGCCGCGACATCAACGAGGCCGGCCCGAAATCGGTGACACTCGTCACCATCGCAAACGATCGCTCGATTCACGTCGAGGAACGGATCACCAGTGTCGCTGAGTTCGAGCGGATTTCGGTCGATGCGAGCGGCTTGGAAGATTGGCGCGACCTCGTCGCGGCGGTAACCCGAGCGCTCGAAAAGGAGCGCGACGCTGTCCAGTCCGAGCACCTGGTCGCCCGTGTGCGCATAACGGGCACGACGCCGTTAGCCTGGCGGATACGCCGCGACGCGGACTTGCTCAAGACAGAGGCCGACGACAGGGGCTCCGTCATCGGAGGATGCTGGATCGAGCAACTCGAAATCGCCTGTCGCCCGGCCGAGCAGCAGGGCCAAGCGTCGGGTGACCCTATCAGAGAGCTCCATCGCCTGATTGAAGACGATGTCTTCGGATCGGAAGCGTTTCGAAGCGATCTGGTGGGCGTGGTCGAAGAGATCAGAGCTCAGCTTCCTCAGGAGTGTCGTGACATCTTCGGATCGGACGAAGCCTCTTTCAAGGAGACTATCACTCGTCTCGCCCGCGACGGCGCCGACGGCGTCATGGCGCGTCTCGAAGCTGTCGGTGAGAAAAGTTAA
- a CDS encoding DUF7665 family protein — MSTAAPAGLDERALRADLARPAFRLAQSEGRFRLISINWPIVLLGVSAIDGQEYVLRFDCSGYPALAPTARPWDPERNAQLPFDRWPRSKGGRVGAVFRPNWKGGTALYLPCDRVSREGHDNWRTETPTMIWRPERGITQYLEIVHELLNCGDYQSAARAAA, encoded by the coding sequence GTGAGCACCGCGGCACCGGCAGGGCTCGACGAACGGGCCCTGCGCGCCGACCTCGCCCGACCGGCGTTTCGGCTCGCGCAATCGGAAGGTCGCTTCCGGTTGATCTCGATCAACTGGCCCATCGTGTTGCTCGGCGTCTCGGCCATTGATGGCCAAGAATACGTCCTGAGGTTCGATTGCAGCGGCTATCCCGCGCTCGCACCGACAGCACGCCCTTGGGACCCGGAACGCAACGCGCAGCTGCCCTTCGACCGATGGCCGCGCAGCAAAGGCGGCCGTGTCGGCGCGGTGTTTCGGCCCAACTGGAAGGGAGGCACCGCACTGTATTTGCCATGCGACCGCGTCAGCCGAGAGGGACACGACAACTGGCGCACCGAAACACCCACGATGATCTGGCGTCCCGAGCGCGGCATCACACAGTATCTGGAGATTGTGCATGAACTTCTCAATTGCGGCGATTATCAATCGGCTGCTCGCGCCGCGGCGTGA
- a CDS encoding UvrD-helicase domain-containing protein has protein sequence MDAFETIRITAAGLHDQFVAGGADALKPLTLVGAAIKHYGIELAFLEPGNTALNGGRALFDQQSRTICAEDKGSDADRALLVGHEIGHVAVHTMTSCCGASDIDPSRSTESAPVGLQKVEDYGARERRELEANVFAREFLFPRHLARKMHADQVMSAADIAAATGLPVPLVRQQILDALLLPKIEPTASKPKPVFTEDPAQEDAARHRDKPYLLRAGPGTGKTRTLVRRIETLIADHVDPPSMLVLTFSNRTAAELSERLSKTIGQDAAQMWVGTFHGFGLDLVRRFHEKLELPPDPTLFDRSDAISVLEQILPTLPLSHYRNLWDPVVVLREILQAISRAKDEVVTPPEYRRLAEAMAKNADPADEKATDLAAKCVEIASVYELYEHAKSSRGAVDFGDLIMLPALLIERDEAVRNAVRLRHRHLLVDEYQDVNRASVRLVKAVAGAGENLWAVGDARQSIYRFRGASSANMASFGADFPGAKLGQLGLSYRSTQKVLDAFGAFSAGMPLPPELANLPLKAERGVGEARPELRTLLDPAEEAAGIAASIRELEEEGIALRDQAILCRTNDRLNEIAQALEDRGIPVLHLGSLFEREEVRDLLSVLSLAADRFGAGLVRIASMERYAIPAQDVKRLLDHLKGSKKPAILRLEELPSVADISPAGVKGISRLADDLKGIKASASPWDMATTFLLDRTDLVRRMASGTGIGDRMRAIAVWQFLNFLRDQSPVATGSLVQTLLDRVRNLVLLAEERDLRQVPDAALQMNAVRLMTVHGSKGLEFEAVHIPGFVKTGIPASYRGLSCPVSEGMIEGAVGTVFEEADRAHKQEQECLFFVAMSRARTHLHLYSYWQQPNGTTRNPSDYQPRIAGTLRSIASPSTIYLPPRPARPIEIIIADEWERTHRHVSAYESCPLRFFYTHVLGIGTARRTTPFERTHACIYEFIDWLAEERVNAPPDLNAAQEAFDAIWKDKAPHDSPYVADYHKLASSIVAGLINAGAGRRFREAAPLAINYRNGKVMVIPDEIAERHDGVIVVRKVRTGKRGKTEFGKLEYSLYQRAATQHFGARAIVEAVHPSDRGVEDVPPPKATKAGNNDTKVEEILAGIAGGSFPPDPDSFRCPRCPHFFICASVPQGPLHIA, from the coding sequence GTGGACGCCTTCGAAACCATACGGATCACCGCCGCAGGGCTGCACGACCAATTCGTGGCAGGCGGAGCCGACGCGCTCAAACCGCTGACGCTCGTCGGCGCTGCGATCAAGCATTATGGTATCGAGCTGGCATTCCTCGAACCGGGCAACACAGCCCTTAATGGCGGTCGGGCCTTATTCGACCAGCAGAGCCGCACCATCTGCGCGGAAGACAAAGGATCGGACGCAGATCGCGCTCTGCTTGTCGGCCACGAGATCGGCCACGTGGCTGTTCACACGATGACGAGTTGTTGTGGCGCCAGCGATATCGATCCGTCGCGCTCGACCGAATCCGCGCCTGTCGGCCTGCAAAAGGTTGAGGATTACGGCGCACGCGAGCGGCGTGAGCTTGAAGCGAACGTGTTTGCCCGCGAATTCCTGTTCCCGCGGCACCTCGCGCGAAAGATGCACGCCGATCAGGTTATGTCGGCTGCGGATATCGCGGCGGCCACCGGCTTGCCGGTGCCGCTCGTGCGGCAGCAAATCCTGGACGCGTTGCTCCTGCCGAAGATCGAGCCTACCGCCAGCAAACCAAAGCCGGTTTTCACGGAGGACCCGGCGCAAGAGGACGCAGCCCGACATCGCGACAAGCCCTACTTGCTGCGCGCGGGGCCTGGGACGGGCAAAACGCGAACGCTTGTCCGGCGGATCGAAACGCTGATTGCGGACCATGTCGATCCGCCCTCCATGCTCGTACTGACCTTCTCGAACCGGACAGCCGCCGAACTGTCTGAACGCCTGTCAAAGACCATCGGGCAGGATGCGGCCCAGATGTGGGTCGGCACTTTCCACGGTTTCGGCCTCGATCTCGTCAGGCGGTTTCACGAAAAGCTCGAACTGCCGCCGGACCCCACGCTCTTCGATCGCAGCGACGCAATCTCGGTGCTGGAGCAGATCCTTCCCACCCTGCCACTCAGCCACTATCGCAATTTGTGGGACCCGGTCGTCGTGCTGCGCGAGATTCTGCAAGCCATCTCGCGCGCCAAGGACGAAGTCGTAACGCCTCCCGAATACCGGCGCCTCGCGGAGGCCATGGCGAAGAACGCAGACCCAGCCGATGAAAAAGCCACGGATCTCGCAGCAAAGTGCGTGGAGATCGCATCGGTCTACGAGCTCTACGAACACGCAAAAAGTAGCCGTGGCGCCGTCGATTTTGGCGATCTCATCATGCTGCCGGCGTTGCTCATCGAGCGGGACGAGGCAGTGCGCAATGCGGTGCGACTGCGTCACAGGCATTTGCTCGTCGACGAATATCAGGACGTCAATCGCGCCAGCGTCCGACTGGTAAAGGCCGTCGCGGGTGCTGGCGAAAACCTCTGGGCCGTCGGCGACGCTCGCCAGTCCATCTATCGATTCCGGGGGGCGTCGTCCGCCAACATGGCATCCTTCGGCGCCGACTTTCCCGGCGCGAAACTTGGTCAGTTGGGCTTAAGCTACCGGTCGACGCAGAAGGTGCTCGACGCCTTTGGCGCTTTTTCTGCCGGCATGCCGTTGCCGCCGGAGCTTGCAAACCTGCCGCTCAAGGCCGAGCGCGGCGTCGGCGAGGCGCGGCCCGAGCTGCGCACGCTTCTCGATCCAGCCGAGGAGGCCGCCGGCATCGCCGCGAGTATCCGCGAATTAGAGGAGGAGGGTATCGCCCTTCGCGACCAGGCGATCCTCTGCCGCACGAACGACAGATTGAATGAGATCGCGCAAGCGCTCGAAGATCGCGGCATTCCCGTCCTCCATCTCGGCAGCCTGTTCGAGCGCGAAGAGGTCCGCGACTTGCTCAGCGTCCTGAGTCTCGCTGCCGACCGGTTCGGTGCAGGACTGGTGCGTATCGCCAGCATGGAGCGCTATGCCATCCCGGCGCAGGATGTGAAGCGTCTGCTCGACCATCTGAAAGGCAGCAAGAAACCAGCCATCCTTCGCCTCGAAGAGCTGCCGTCGGTCGCGGATATCTCACCGGCCGGCGTGAAAGGGATCTCAAGGCTCGCTGACGATCTCAAAGGCATAAAGGCCTCTGCCTCGCCTTGGGATATGGCGACAACCTTCCTCCTCGACCGGACCGATCTTGTCCGTAGGATGGCATCCGGCACTGGCATCGGCGACCGCATGCGGGCCATCGCGGTCTGGCAGTTCCTCAATTTCCTTCGCGATCAGAGTCCGGTGGCGACGGGTTCTTTAGTGCAGACGCTCCTCGATCGCGTGCGCAACCTGGTCTTGCTGGCCGAGGAGCGGGATTTGCGGCAGGTGCCGGACGCGGCTTTGCAGATGAACGCCGTCCGGCTCATGACCGTCCACGGCAGCAAAGGCCTCGAGTTCGAAGCGGTGCATATTCCCGGCTTCGTAAAGACAGGCATTCCCGCGAGCTATCGTGGCCTGTCATGCCCGGTATCGGAGGGCATGATCGAAGGTGCGGTCGGCACCGTCTTCGAAGAGGCCGATCGCGCACATAAGCAGGAGCAGGAATGTCTGTTCTTCGTGGCGATGTCGCGCGCGCGGACCCATTTGCACCTCTACAGCTATTGGCAGCAGCCGAACGGCACTACGCGTAACCCGTCCGATTATCAGCCGCGGATCGCCGGAACTCTGAGGTCGATCGCGTCCCCGTCTACCATCTATCTGCCGCCCCGTCCTGCACGGCCTATAGAGATCATCATCGCGGATGAATGGGAGCGCACGCACCGACATGTGTCAGCTTACGAGAGTTGCCCGCTTCGCTTCTTCTATACGCATGTCCTGGGCATCGGCACGGCACGGCGCACCACGCCGTTCGAGCGCACGCACGCCTGCATCTACGAGTTCATCGACTGGCTGGCGGAAGAACGCGTCAACGCACCGCCCGATCTGAACGCCGCACAAGAAGCGTTTGACGCAATCTGGAAAGACAAAGCTCCGCACGACAGTCCCTATGTAGCCGACTATCACAAGCTGGCCAGCAGCATCGTCGCCGGCCTAATCAACGCGGGTGCTGGTCGCCGCTTCAGGGAAGCGGCGCCGCTCGCCATCAACTACCGCAATGGCAAGGTGATGGTGATCCCCGACGAAATCGCGGAGCGGCACGATGGTGTGATCGTCGTGCGCAAAGTGCGTACCGGCAAGCGGGGCAAGACTGAGTTCGGCAAGCTGGAGTATTCACTTTATCAGCGCGCGGCCACGCAGCATTTTGGCGCTCGGGCCATTGTTGAAGCCGTGCATCCGAGCGATCGCGGTGTCGAAGACGTGCCGCCGCCGAAGGCGACAAAAGCTGGCAATAACGACACGAAGGTGGAAGAGATTCTCGCAGGTATCGCAGGCGGGAGTTTCCCGCCCGATCCCGATTCCTTCCGCTGTCCGCGTTGCCCGCACTTCTTCATCTGCGCGTCGGTGCCGCAAGGTCCGCTTCACATCGCATAG